A single genomic interval of Stieleria maiorica harbors:
- a CDS encoding universal stress protein, protein MEIGMSKNTIKPIRRILFPTDFSPAANAAFGYAERLAASTGAGILVLHVPQDSATVGPLNNVAGEKRRQLQAVRSQLPDVDIERIFYAGAPGEVICWIAQEYRCDQIVMGTHGRTGLINLLMGSVAEHVVRHARCPVLTVPSRPRGEAPLKDPAIDFPPPMIQPL, encoded by the coding sequence ATGGAAATTGGAATGTCCAAAAATACCATCAAACCCATTCGACGCATTCTTTTTCCTACGGACTTTTCGCCAGCCGCAAACGCGGCTTTCGGGTACGCGGAGCGTCTTGCTGCCAGTACCGGCGCAGGGATACTCGTTCTACATGTGCCACAAGACTCGGCAACGGTCGGCCCCTTGAACAACGTAGCCGGCGAAAAGAGACGTCAGCTGCAGGCCGTTCGGTCACAGCTGCCCGACGTTGATATCGAACGCATCTTTTACGCCGGGGCGCCAGGAGAAGTCATTTGTTGGATCGCTCAGGAGTATCGGTGCGACCAGATTGTGATGGGAACGCATGGACGCACCGGCTTGATTAATTTGCTGATGGGCAGCGTCGCCGAACACGTGGTCCGCCACGCGCGGTGTCCTGTGCTGACCGTTCCCAGCCGGCCCCGTGGTGAAGCCCCCTTGAAGGATCCCGCCATCGACTTCCCGCCACCAATGATACAGCCTTTGTAG
- the aceE gene encoding pyruvate dehydrogenase (acetyl-transferring), homodimeric type produces MSSRDKSGVQTKLDPAELSDWYESLDSVAARYDSDCVVELLHALRMRAAHLLPELPPVTATPYQNTIPSHRQPVYPGDLQIEKRIRNLIRWNAMAMVVRGNQEFPGIGGHLASYASIATLFEVGFNHFFHASTDEHPGDFVYFQGHSSPGIYSRAFLEGRLQESDLQRFRRETPRETGLSSYPHPWLMPEFWQFPTVSMGLGPLMAIYQARFLNYLTNRGIINASQSRVWCFMGDGESDEPESLGALSLAGREHLDNLTFVIDCNLQRLDGPVRGNGKIIQELEGVFTGAGWSAIKVIWSSDWDELFAADTDGLLARRMNEAVDGEFQKYAVESGAYIREHFFGTSPELQALVSHLSDEQIRRLGRGGHDPKKVYAAYKTATEYKQGPSVILAKTIKGYGLGTAGEASNVSHQQHELNPEQLQVFGKRFEIPLSDDEIAQMAFCRPDESSSEIAYLKSRRKQLGGFLPARKTTTAKLSIPSLDDFGRLLQGTKDRQAASTMMIGRILAQLLKDKDIGKYIVPIIPDEARTFGLNSLFATYGIYSSKGQLYEPVDADQLMYYREAKDGQVLQEGITEAGAMSSFIAAGTSHAHLQTPLIPFYLYYSMFGFQRVGDFIWAAADSRVKGFLIGATSGRTTLQGEGLQHCDGHSPLVATTIPTLQSYDPAYGYELAVIIQDGLRRMYVENEEIFYYITGYNELYSMPDMPDGAETGILKGMYRLRSVTPEQTPRAARPQLFGSGSLLPEVLRAQEILAEQYELGSDVWSVTSYCQLRRNAQAADRFNDLHPGELKRRSYLEEALENVSDPIIAVTDYIKLVPDQIRQWVPGRYVTLGTDGFGRSDTRKGLRRHFAVDAEHIVYATLQALPDSSGFANDQLIEAMRHLDIDPESMDPAIA; encoded by the coding sequence ATGAGCTCACGCGATAAATCCGGCGTCCAAACGAAACTTGACCCGGCGGAGCTGAGCGATTGGTACGAATCTCTCGACAGTGTGGCGGCGCGATACGATTCGGATTGCGTTGTTGAATTGCTGCATGCTTTACGAATGCGAGCGGCACATCTGTTACCGGAACTTCCACCCGTGACGGCGACCCCCTATCAAAACACGATCCCCAGTCATCGACAGCCCGTTTATCCCGGCGATCTACAGATCGAGAAACGCATCCGCAATCTCATCCGCTGGAATGCGATGGCAATGGTCGTTCGCGGGAACCAGGAGTTTCCCGGGATCGGCGGTCATCTTGCGTCGTATGCCTCGATTGCGACCTTGTTTGAAGTGGGCTTCAACCACTTCTTCCACGCGTCGACAGACGAGCATCCTGGCGATTTTGTGTACTTTCAAGGTCACTCCTCGCCAGGTATTTATTCCCGTGCGTTTTTGGAAGGGCGATTGCAGGAATCCGATCTCCAGCGGTTTCGTCGCGAGACGCCACGAGAAACAGGACTTTCGTCTTACCCACATCCGTGGCTGATGCCGGAGTTCTGGCAGTTCCCCACCGTCTCGATGGGCCTGGGGCCGTTGATGGCGATTTATCAAGCGAGGTTTCTAAATTACCTGACGAATCGGGGCATCATCAATGCTTCGCAGTCACGTGTGTGGTGTTTCATGGGCGATGGCGAGAGCGATGAACCAGAATCGTTGGGCGCGTTGTCGCTGGCCGGACGCGAGCATCTGGACAACTTGACTTTCGTTATCGACTGCAATTTGCAACGACTCGATGGTCCGGTGCGTGGCAACGGGAAAATTATCCAGGAACTTGAAGGTGTATTCACTGGTGCGGGTTGGAGCGCCATCAAAGTGATCTGGAGCAGCGACTGGGACGAGCTGTTCGCAGCAGACACCGACGGATTGTTGGCAAGACGCATGAACGAAGCCGTTGATGGGGAGTTCCAGAAGTATGCCGTTGAATCCGGTGCCTACATTCGCGAGCATTTCTTCGGCACGTCGCCTGAATTGCAAGCGTTGGTATCGCATCTTTCAGATGAACAGATTCGACGATTGGGACGCGGTGGTCATGATCCGAAGAAAGTGTACGCGGCTTACAAGACCGCGACGGAGTACAAGCAAGGGCCGTCGGTGATTCTTGCCAAGACAATTAAAGGCTACGGGCTCGGTACAGCTGGCGAGGCGAGCAACGTTTCACACCAGCAACACGAATTAAACCCCGAACAGTTGCAAGTATTCGGCAAACGATTTGAAATTCCGCTCAGCGATGACGAAATCGCGCAAATGGCATTCTGCCGTCCCGACGAATCGAGCAGTGAAATCGCGTATTTGAAATCTCGCAGAAAACAATTGGGCGGTTTCCTGCCGGCCAGAAAGACGACCACTGCGAAACTGAGCATCCCCAGCCTGGACGATTTTGGCAGGCTGCTTCAAGGTACGAAAGATCGTCAAGCCGCGTCGACAATGATGATCGGCAGGATTTTGGCTCAGTTGTTGAAAGACAAAGACATCGGCAAATACATTGTGCCGATCATCCCTGATGAAGCACGCACATTCGGATTGAATTCGCTGTTCGCCACCTACGGAATCTATTCCAGCAAAGGCCAACTCTACGAACCGGTCGACGCTGATCAGTTGATGTACTATCGCGAAGCCAAAGATGGACAGGTATTGCAAGAGGGGATTACGGAAGCCGGTGCGATGTCAAGTTTTATCGCAGCGGGGACAAGTCATGCGCACCTGCAGACACCGTTGATCCCGTTCTATCTGTATTATTCGATGTTCGGTTTCCAGCGGGTCGGTGATTTCATCTGGGCTGCGGCCGATTCTCGCGTGAAGGGATTTTTGATTGGGGCGACGTCAGGGAGAACGACGTTGCAAGGCGAAGGGTTGCAGCACTGCGATGGCCATAGCCCGCTGGTTGCGACGACGATCCCAACGCTTCAATCTTACGATCCTGCGTATGGGTATGAACTAGCCGTCATCATTCAAGACGGATTGCGACGGATGTATGTCGAAAACGAGGAGATCTTTTACTACATCACCGGATACAACGAGCTTTATTCGATGCCGGACATGCCTGACGGAGCGGAAACCGGAATTCTCAAGGGCATGTATCGACTTCGCAGCGTCACGCCGGAACAAACGCCCCGTGCCGCGCGGCCGCAGTTGTTCGGCAGCGGATCTCTGCTGCCGGAGGTCTTGCGGGCACAAGAAATTCTCGCTGAACAATACGAATTGGGAAGCGATGTATGGAGCGTGACCAGCTATTGCCAGTTGCGACGCAATGCACAAGCAGCCGACCGCTTCAACGACTTGCACCCCGGGGAACTGAAACGCCGCAGTTATTTAGAAGAGGCCTTGGAAAACGTGAGCGATCCGATCATTGCCGTTACGGACTACATTAAGCTGGTTCCGGATCAAATTCGCCAGTGGGTTCCGGGTCGGTATGTGACACTCGGCACCGATGGTTTCGGTCGCAGTGACACACGAAAAGGTCTTCGACGTCACTTCGCTGTAGACGCCGAACACATCGTTTATGCGACCCTTCAGGCTCTTCCCGACTCGTCCGGATTCGCCAACGATCAACTGATTGAAGCGATGCGTCATCTCGACATTGATCCCGAAAGTATGGACCCCGCAATCGCGTGA
- a CDS encoding DUF488 domain-containing protein, giving the protein MSKQKLKVKLIRAYETIPRDNGHYRVLVDRLWPRGVKKEDLDVDVWMKEVSPSTELRKWFDHDPERWDEFRTRYFKELDEVRVQVLEMLESAGKRTILLIYGAKDDEHNQAVALKEWIENHLSK; this is encoded by the coding sequence ATGTCGAAACAAAAATTGAAAGTCAAACTCATCCGGGCCTACGAGACCATTCCTCGCGACAATGGCCACTACCGGGTTTTGGTGGATCGGTTGTGGCCGCGCGGTGTCAAGAAAGAGGATCTTGATGTTGATGTCTGGATGAAGGAGGTGTCGCCGAGTACCGAACTTCGCAAATGGTTCGACCATGATCCCGAACGGTGGGATGAGTTTCGCACGCGATACTTCAAAGAGCTGGACGAAGTCAGAGTCCAAGTGTTAGAGATGCTTGAGTCTGCCGGCAAGCGAACGATATTGTTGATCTATGGCGCGAAGGACGACGAGCACAATCAAGCAGTCGCGCTGAAAGAGTGGATCGAAAACCATTTGTCCAAATAG
- a CDS encoding heavy metal translocating P-type ATPase, whose protein sequence is MAIDPICKMTVDEATARSAERDGQTFFFCSEHCRVKFLDEGLPVKTQHHQHDHTHCEAAQNTQKAVAGKYICPMCEGVASEVPDNCPKCGMALELAKPTIGGRKTIYTCPMHPEIEQETPGSCPKCGMDLEAKYLEADEEDDSELRSMTQRFWVGVALSVPVFLLAMLPMVSVPIDVWVGRSVDVWLQLILSTPVVLWAGWPFFVRGFRSIVTWNLNMFTLIATGVAAAYLYSLIAVLLPGLLPDELQVDGYAEVYFEAAAVIVTLVLLGQVLELRARRRTGSAIRELLSLAPPTARVVRDGDEVEVVLDEVRSGDVLRVRPGEKIPVDGRVTDGNSSVDESMITGESLPVQKQVGDEIIGGTVNQTGSFLMEAEKVGEDTVLSQIVGMVADAQRSRAPIQKIADTVSGYFVPAVIVIAIVTFIVWAVLRPKEPALAWALVNAVAVLIIACPCTLGLATPISIMVGVGRGAQEGVLIKDAEVLETLEKIDTIVVDKTGTLTQGRPKLTECIAVDSDTEDELLRMAGSLEQQSEHPLARAIVEGAQARNLALPAPHDFDSITGGGVRGSIDGTKVLIGNRPLLEDNGVNNVSALNERAVGLQQQGRTVMFVAVDGVFVGLIAVSDPLKDSTPEAVKALHGLGLRIIMLTGDNEHTARTVAEQLGIDEFEAGVSPEDKHERIKALKAGGRKVAMAGDGINDAPALAAADVGVAMGTGTDIAIESSGVTLVKGDLRGIVKAVTLSRHTMRNIRQNLFFAFIYNALGVPIAAGVLYPIFGLLLNPMIAAAAMSFSSVSVIGNALRLRTIRLSAA, encoded by the coding sequence ATGGCAATTGACCCGATTTGCAAGATGACCGTCGATGAAGCGACCGCGCGTAGCGCCGAGCGCGACGGGCAGACTTTCTTCTTTTGCAGCGAGCATTGTCGAGTGAAGTTTCTCGATGAAGGCTTGCCGGTCAAGACGCAGCACCACCAGCACGACCATACGCATTGTGAAGCGGCGCAAAACACTCAGAAGGCCGTCGCCGGTAAATACATCTGTCCGATGTGCGAGGGCGTCGCGAGCGAAGTGCCGGACAATTGCCCAAAGTGCGGCATGGCCCTGGAACTGGCAAAGCCAACCATTGGCGGTCGGAAAACAATCTACACCTGCCCAATGCATCCGGAGATCGAGCAAGAGACGCCGGGAAGCTGCCCCAAGTGCGGCATGGACTTGGAGGCAAAGTACCTCGAAGCCGACGAAGAGGACGACTCGGAACTTCGCAGCATGACGCAGCGATTCTGGGTGGGCGTCGCCCTGAGCGTACCGGTATTTCTGTTGGCCATGCTGCCGATGGTTAGCGTACCGATCGACGTCTGGGTGGGGCGATCGGTTGATGTCTGGCTGCAACTGATCCTCAGCACGCCGGTCGTGTTGTGGGCGGGATGGCCATTCTTTGTGAGGGGTTTTCGGTCCATCGTGACATGGAATCTAAACATGTTCACGTTGATCGCGACCGGCGTCGCAGCGGCTTATCTCTACAGCCTGATCGCCGTGCTGCTTCCAGGCTTGCTCCCGGATGAATTGCAAGTCGACGGCTACGCCGAGGTTTACTTCGAGGCTGCGGCGGTCATCGTCACACTGGTGCTGCTCGGTCAAGTCTTGGAGTTGCGGGCCAGACGACGCACGGGCAGCGCGATCCGGGAATTGCTGTCCTTGGCTCCTCCGACTGCACGGGTGGTCCGAGACGGGGATGAAGTGGAAGTCGTTTTGGATGAAGTTCGAAGCGGCGATGTTCTACGAGTCCGCCCTGGTGAAAAAATTCCAGTGGATGGGAGGGTGACTGACGGGAACAGCAGCGTCGACGAGTCGATGATCACCGGTGAGTCCTTGCCGGTGCAGAAGCAAGTGGGCGATGAAATCATCGGCGGTACCGTCAATCAAACCGGATCGTTCCTGATGGAGGCTGAAAAGGTCGGCGAGGATACGGTGCTCTCGCAGATCGTGGGCATGGTCGCTGATGCACAGCGGAGTCGTGCGCCGATTCAGAAGATCGCCGACACCGTTTCGGGGTATTTCGTTCCCGCGGTGATCGTGATTGCGATTGTCACCTTCATCGTCTGGGCCGTGTTGCGACCGAAAGAACCTGCACTCGCTTGGGCTTTGGTCAACGCTGTCGCGGTGCTGATCATCGCCTGTCCCTGCACCTTGGGGCTGGCCACGCCGATTTCGATCATGGTCGGAGTCGGCCGTGGAGCACAAGAAGGGGTGCTGATCAAAGACGCGGAAGTCCTGGAAACGCTGGAAAAGATCGATACGATCGTCGTCGACAAGACCGGAACGCTCACCCAGGGACGACCAAAACTGACCGAGTGCATCGCAGTGGACTCCGATACCGAAGATGAACTGCTCCGCATGGCGGGGAGCCTGGAGCAGCAAAGCGAACATCCGCTGGCTCGTGCCATCGTCGAGGGTGCGCAGGCCCGAAATCTGGCACTCCCTGCTCCCCATGATTTCGATTCCATCACCGGAGGCGGCGTTCGCGGATCGATTGACGGGACAAAGGTCTTGATCGGCAATCGCCCGCTCCTGGAAGACAACGGCGTGAACAATGTGTCGGCACTCAATGAGCGGGCCGTCGGACTGCAACAGCAGGGTCGAACGGTCATGTTCGTGGCGGTCGATGGCGTGTTTGTCGGACTGATCGCCGTCTCCGATCCCCTCAAGGATTCGACACCCGAAGCGGTCAAAGCCCTGCACGGTCTTGGCCTGCGGATCATCATGCTCACCGGCGACAACGAGCATACAGCCAGAACGGTCGCTGAGCAGCTCGGCATCGACGAGTTTGAGGCGGGGGTCAGCCCGGAGGACAAGCACGAGCGAATCAAGGCGCTGAAGGCCGGCGGTCGCAAGGTAGCGATGGCCGGGGACGGCATCAATGACGCACCGGCGCTTGCCGCTGCCGATGTGGGCGTCGCCATGGGAACCGGCACGGACATTGCCATTGAGTCGTCGGGCGTGACTTTGGTCAAGGGCGACCTGCGAGGAATCGTCAAGGCGGTGACTCTGAGCCGACACACGATGCGAAACATACGACAAAACCTGTTCTTTGCCTTCATCTACAACGCGCTTGGCGTGCCGATAGCCGCGGGAGTTCTTTATCC
- a CDS encoding cupin domain-containing protein, translated as MSIPHAAAGVAANLQSPDELLPEAETFVLVKNESFEAIRMAVRKDCEVCHNHHVPGPITIQCLKGCVALTAYGETHSLKSNQWTFLPGGVPHTINGVEDSLVLLTIIFREGKGARHDNVGY; from the coding sequence ATGTCGATCCCACACGCGGCCGCTGGCGTGGCCGCAAATCTCCAGTCGCCGGACGAGTTGTTGCCGGAAGCTGAGACATTCGTTTTGGTGAAGAACGAATCATTCGAGGCGATCCGGATGGCGGTTCGCAAGGACTGCGAAGTCTGCCACAACCACCATGTCCCCGGTCCGATCACGATCCAATGCCTGAAAGGCTGTGTTGCCCTGACTGCCTATGGTGAAACGCATTCGCTCAAGTCGAATCAATGGACTTTCTTGCCTGGCGGTGTTCCTCACACGATCAATGGTGTCGAAGATTCTTTGGTACTTTTAACGATAATCTTCCGAGAGGGAAAAGGAGCAAGGCATGACAACGTTGGATATTAA
- a CDS encoding universal stress protein, translating into MFRLVQVLLDGSSFAKHALPLAVGIARRDGATLHVVRVYVPIADIDLYKQGDLFANLDRELMEHAGNNLDAVVASIAETTGLHATAVQLKGPVVDMIARHASTSGADLLIMTTQGRGPLSRFWFGSVADSLVRQTSIPILVIRPQENAPDIAQPPSVRHVLIPLDGSALAEQALEPALTLGNADNSEFTLLRVVPTTLSDHDPISGRVKMGLGTSWHQQLHDLRRQLEAEAQDYLDQLAGRLRAQSLNVRTRLIAHEQTATAILDTASSLSVGAIALTPRGQGGLKRLLLGSVADKVIRGASMPVLICPPVDESKAFGDRAKSRG; encoded by the coding sequence ATGTTTCGGCTAGTCCAAGTTCTGTTGGATGGATCGTCGTTCGCCAAGCATGCGTTGCCGCTAGCGGTTGGCATCGCGCGGCGAGACGGGGCGACACTTCATGTCGTTCGCGTGTATGTACCGATCGCAGACATCGATCTTTATAAACAAGGTGATTTGTTTGCAAATCTGGATCGGGAATTGATGGAACACGCGGGCAACAATCTCGATGCGGTCGTCGCGAGTATTGCGGAAACCACGGGCTTGCACGCGACGGCTGTGCAGCTCAAAGGGCCGGTCGTCGACATGATTGCCCGGCACGCCTCCACAAGCGGTGCCGATTTGTTGATCATGACAACACAAGGGCGCGGTCCGCTATCGCGATTTTGGTTCGGCAGCGTCGCCGACTCACTCGTCCGACAAACGTCGATACCGATCTTAGTCATACGTCCGCAAGAAAATGCTCCCGACATTGCCCAGCCGCCGTCCGTCCGGCACGTGCTGATCCCGCTGGATGGGTCGGCACTCGCCGAGCAAGCACTGGAACCCGCGCTGACCCTTGGGAACGCTGACAATAGCGAATTCACGCTGCTGCGTGTCGTCCCGACGACGCTCTCTGACCATGATCCGATCAGCGGGCGGGTGAAAATGGGGTTAGGAACATCGTGGCATCAACAACTGCACGACTTAAGACGCCAGCTCGAAGCCGAAGCGCAGGACTATCTCGATCAGCTTGCGGGGCGGCTGCGGGCGCAATCGTTGAATGTACGGACTCGCTTGATTGCACATGAACAAACGGCGACAGCGATCCTCGACACTGCGTCAAGTCTTAGCGTTGGCGCCATCGCCCTGACGCCCCGTGGCCAAGGGGGCCTCAAGCGGCTGTTGCTCGGAAGTGTCGCCGACAAGGTGATACGCGGTGCCTCTATGCCGGTGCTGATCTGCCCACCGGTTGACGAATCAAAAGCGTTCGGAGATCGGGCGAAATCTCGAGGCTAA
- a CDS encoding universal stress protein: MSRNSNSIRRILYATDFSPACQAALEYAKRLAECSGASVLVLHVQPGWSGNAETSEETSQELNIIQSRLSGVDVELLVRSGPAGEVICWVAQERGCDEIVMGTHGRTGLASLLMGSVAEHVIRHARCPVVTVRLRPENEKPLEEPRVGMEMPPIQPL; this comes from the coding sequence GTGTCCAGAAACTCAAATTCCATTCGCCGAATCCTTTACGCCACGGATTTTTCACCAGCGTGTCAGGCTGCCTTGGAGTATGCCAAACGACTCGCCGAATGCAGCGGCGCGAGTGTGCTTGTCTTGCACGTTCAGCCGGGATGGAGCGGAAACGCTGAAACCAGCGAGGAAACGTCTCAAGAACTCAACATTATTCAGTCTCGCCTGTCAGGCGTTGACGTCGAGTTGCTTGTCCGCTCGGGTCCAGCGGGAGAGGTCATTTGCTGGGTTGCACAGGAACGTGGTTGCGACGAAATTGTAATGGGAACGCATGGCCGTACCGGATTGGCAAGCCTGCTGATGGGAAGTGTTGCCGAGCATGTGATTCGTCACGCAAGGTGTCCCGTCGTGACCGTCCGTTTGCGACCAGAGAATGAAAAGCCCCTAGAAGAACCCAGGGTTGGAATGGAGATGCCACCCATCCAACCGTTATAA
- a CDS encoding baeRF3 domain-containing protein — translation MRQITVERFAQLLATHPSPCISLYQPTHRRHPDNTQDTIRFRNLLGQLESSLAQQYDADQVRETLKPFEQLSRNHNFWNHRTDGLAIFCSPGIFEIVELQRPVQELLVVADSFHTKPLVRILQSADRYQVLCLSRHEAKLYEGNRDALAEVELMDVPTSISDVLADERSPVTQTVGSYGKRSGEGGIAVHHGHGPRTDAKDADVLKFFRAVDQGILKHHSRTTALPLMLVALAETQAEFRRISDNPFLLAGGIKVDPESLDANELRERAWKAVEPTYLERLASMTEKFGAARSRDAGSGDLSDVARAAVADKVATLMLEADRVIPGVLDRTTGAINSPDATTPHVDDMLDDLAELVLSKGGEVIIVPKDRMPTESGLAAIYRF, via the coding sequence ATGCGTCAAATCACTGTCGAACGTTTTGCCCAGCTACTTGCAACTCATCCCTCGCCGTGCATCTCACTCTATCAACCCACTCATCGACGGCATCCAGACAACACTCAGGACACAATCCGATTTCGGAATCTGCTCGGCCAACTGGAATCGTCGTTGGCTCAGCAGTACGATGCCGACCAAGTTCGCGAAACTCTGAAGCCGTTTGAGCAACTTAGTCGGAATCACAACTTCTGGAATCATCGGACCGATGGATTGGCCATTTTCTGTTCGCCCGGCATCTTTGAAATCGTCGAGCTACAGCGTCCCGTTCAGGAGTTGCTTGTGGTCGCCGACAGCTTTCATACGAAACCTCTGGTACGGATTCTTCAGTCGGCCGACCGCTATCAAGTCCTGTGTCTCAGTCGCCACGAAGCCAAACTCTACGAGGGCAACCGCGATGCGTTGGCGGAAGTTGAATTGATGGACGTACCTACGAGCATCTCGGACGTATTGGCCGATGAACGGAGTCCGGTGACTCAAACGGTAGGTTCGTATGGCAAACGTTCAGGCGAAGGTGGTATCGCAGTGCATCATGGTCATGGGCCCCGTACGGATGCCAAAGACGCGGATGTCCTGAAGTTCTTTCGAGCGGTCGATCAGGGGATTCTGAAACATCACTCTCGCACGACCGCATTGCCGTTGATGTTGGTCGCACTCGCAGAGACCCAAGCTGAGTTTCGCCGGATCAGCGACAACCCATTCTTGCTTGCCGGAGGAATCAAGGTCGATCCCGAATCGCTCGACGCAAATGAACTGCGAGAGCGGGCTTGGAAAGCGGTCGAACCGACGTACTTGGAACGACTGGCGAGCATGACGGAGAAGTTTGGGGCGGCACGTTCTCGCGACGCTGGATCAGGCGATCTTTCGGATGTCGCGAGGGCAGCCGTTGCGGATAAAGTGGCAACGCTCATGTTGGAGGCGGATCGCGTCATCCCAGGAGTACTTGACCGAACGACAGGAGCAATTAACTCGCCCGACGCGACAACTCCCCACGTTGACGACATGCTTGATGATCTTGCCGAGTTGGTGCTCTCCAAAGGCGGCGAAGTCATCATCGTTCCGAAAGACCGCATGCCAACGGAATCGGGCTTGGCGGCGATTTATCGATTTTAA
- the sdhB gene encoding succinate dehydrogenase iron-sulfur subunit has protein sequence MNEPKLTVRVLRQDHPDRPSYWQTFQVRREPSMNVTSVLQRIAANPTTIEGMKTTPVAYDANCLEEVCGSCTMVINGRVRQACSALIDDLLKDNPAHVELRPMSKFPVIRDLFVDRQRLFRALEKLKCWIPVDGYYDMGPGPLQSQQEQSMAYPLSQCMSCGCCLEACPQYTRVEVKQADGECDEDFKRRRDAEYDRQFIGAAAMSQSVLMNSHPTGRMSASDRIEAMIAPGGIQNCGKAGNCQAVCPKEIPLMTSWGRAGRAATLHAIRKFFDG, from the coding sequence ATGAATGAACCGAAGTTGACGGTGCGTGTCCTGCGTCAGGACCACCCTGACAGGCCGAGTTACTGGCAGACGTTCCAGGTTCGTCGCGAGCCGAGTATGAATGTCACCAGCGTCTTGCAGCGTATCGCCGCCAACCCGACGACGATCGAAGGAATGAAAACGACCCCGGTTGCGTATGATGCGAACTGTCTTGAGGAGGTGTGCGGTTCTTGCACAATGGTGATCAATGGCCGTGTCCGACAAGCATGTTCAGCGCTGATCGACGACTTGCTGAAAGACAATCCGGCGCACGTTGAACTTCGTCCGATGAGCAAATTCCCCGTGATTCGAGATTTGTTCGTGGATCGACAGCGGTTGTTTCGAGCACTTGAGAAGTTGAAGTGTTGGATTCCCGTCGACGGATACTACGACATGGGACCGGGGCCGCTGCAATCGCAGCAGGAGCAAAGCATGGCGTATCCGCTGAGTCAGTGCATGAGCTGTGGTTGCTGCCTGGAAGCATGCCCGCAGTACACCCGGGTCGAGGTCAAGCAAGCGGATGGCGAATGCGACGAGGATTTCAAACGCCGTCGAGACGCTGAGTATGACCGTCAATTCATCGGTGCGGCTGCGATGAGTCAAAGCGTACTCATGAACTCGCATCCCACCGGTCGAATGTCGGCTTCTGATCGTATCGAAGCGATGATCGCACCGGGTGGCATCCAAAATTGTGGCAAGGCGGGGAACTGCCAAGCGGTCTGTCCGAAGGAGATTCCGCTGATGACATCCTGGGGCCGTGCGGGTCGCGCCGCAACGTTGCATGCGATCAGAAAGTTCTTCGATGGATAA
- a CDS encoding universal stress protein, with the protein MKPFRHILHVTDPSLDESTRCRAVELAIQNKASLTLMSVVEPLPRAIGLLNAISDTDGLQQAVAADRRRQLLEIASEYSCTGVPLDVVVTIGNRANEVVRQVISGKHDLLVKSAEGAGVVNRLLGSVSQSLMRIAPCPVWLLKPKLRGTFDCVVAAVDATSDDEATANLNHNILELSDSIAKRESAALHVVSAWDIWMETPLRMKMGDSIIDGMADELEASVRRRVDDLIGKTVTVGDVRKHISRGAAADKIRELVKHLETDLLVMGTQCRTGVAGFFIGNTAESVLSDVKCSVLTVKPEGFVSPIERDLERTVIRENAEPIFSIFSSQHDDEGRC; encoded by the coding sequence ATGAAGCCATTTCGCCACATTCTGCATGTCACTGACCCCTCGTTGGACGAATCGACGCGATGCCGCGCCGTTGAGTTGGCGATCCAAAACAAGGCGTCGCTGACGTTGATGAGCGTCGTCGAGCCACTGCCGCGCGCAATCGGATTATTGAATGCAATCAGCGACACCGACGGGTTGCAGCAGGCCGTCGCCGCCGATCGTCGCCGCCAACTGCTTGAGATTGCGAGCGAGTACTCCTGCACCGGTGTTCCGTTGGATGTCGTGGTTACCATCGGCAATCGGGCGAATGAAGTCGTCCGACAAGTGATTTCCGGCAAACACGATCTGTTGGTGAAATCCGCCGAGGGCGCCGGCGTCGTCAATCGGTTGCTCGGCAGCGTTTCACAATCATTGATGCGTATAGCTCCCTGTCCGGTCTGGCTGTTGAAACCGAAACTTCGCGGCACGTTTGACTGCGTTGTAGCTGCGGTTGATGCCACGTCAGACGACGAAGCGACAGCCAACTTGAATCACAACATCCTGGAACTTTCTGATTCCATCGCGAAACGTGAATCAGCGGCTCTGCACGTCGTCAGTGCATGGGACATTTGGATGGAAACGCCGCTGCGGATGAAGATGGGCGACTCGATCATCGACGGCATGGCCGACGAGCTTGAGGCCTCGGTGCGTCGCCGAGTGGATGACTTGATCGGTAAAACGGTAACGGTCGGTGATGTTCGAAAGCATATTAGCCGTGGGGCTGCCGCCGACAAGATTCGCGAGTTGGTCAAGCATCTCGAAACCGACTTGTTGGTCATGGGGACACAGTGCCGCACGGGTGTCGCCGGTTTCTTCATCGGTAATACGGCCGAGTCTGTCTTGTCAGACGTGAAGTGTTCTGTCTTGACGGTCAAGCCCGAGGGGTTTGTCTCGCCGATCGAGCGAGACCTCGAACGGACGGTCATCCGGGAGAACGCTGAGCCAATCTTCAGTATCTTCTCATCGCAACACGACGATGAAGGGCGGTGCTGA